Below is a window of Candidatus Cloacimonadota bacterium DNA.
TTTCTGAAGATAAAATTTCTCTACCAACAGAAGAACCACAAAAGTCACCAAAACAAGTAAAAACTGCAGCAAGATCCACAGCATCCACAATAGTGAAAAAAGAGAAAACCGTTCCTAAAGCAAAACCGGTAAAGAAAGTGAAAACACCTGTTAAGAAAGTCAACCAAGCAGTTAAGAAGAGACCGGAAGTGAAGAGATCTTCACCTGTCGGTAAGACAACAAAAACTACCAGCACTCTCAAGCAAAAGAAAACTACAAAAAGCATCTCTTCTGATGCTGATAGTATCAGAACCCAACTTGTTCTCAAACTCTATGAAGATGGCTGGAATCAAGATGCTATAGCTAAAGAGTTAGGAATGGAGATTTCTGACGTAAGAGTGATCATTAGCGTCAGAGAAAATTGATCGTTTTGCCTAACATTATACAGAAAGGGTAGAATATATCGTAACATGAAGCAATTACTTATCTTATTGATAGCCCTGTTGTTACTCTCATCATTACCTGCACTGGAGCGAATCAGAGTTGAATACAGAGACGATATAGATCCCGATTATATCAATATCAGCTACATCGACAACATTCCCTATTTGAATATACAGGAGTTGAACAAGACACTCAACGCCTTTATCTACATAAATGTAATTGATAGAAGAATTTATCTCGATCTATATGAAGAACGTTTGATCTTCATGCTCGATTCTTCTTTCTTACTGCACAGAGCAGATCTCTATAATTATATTTATAGTATGGTTTTTTATCAGGGTAGATATTATGTGCCGCTGGTCTTGGTACAGAATGTTCTACCACTTGTTCTATCTGATAAGCTTCAGTTTGATAAAACTACTCAAACACTCTATGCCGAATCTCCGGTCGATACATCTTTCCGGGTCATAGTGATAGATCCAGGTCATGGCGGTAAAGACCCAGGGGCAGTTAATCGGGCAGAAACAGTGAGAGAAAGCGATATTGTCCTTACTGTTTCCAAGAAGTTAAAAAAACTGATCGAAGACAATCTCGATGTAGAGGTCTATCTGACCAGAGAAGATAACCGAGGGATGAGTCTCTTTGAGCGCACAAATTTTGCTAACAGAAAAAATGCCAATCTCTTTATTTCCATACATTGTAATGCAGCTAAGAATCGTTCTGCTTCAGGGATTGAGGTTTATTTCCTCTCACCGGCAAAAACAGAAGAAGCTTTAGCTGTTGAAATCTTAGAAAACCGAGTCGTTGAATTATACGAAGGTGGAGAGGAAGCTGTAAGACGTTACAGTACTTTGGATTATATTTTGGACGATATGCTTAAAGCAGAGCAGATAAAAGAGAGTAGTTATTTAGCGTTTAGATTACAGGGAAATCTTGTCAAAGCAACCGGAGCAAAAGACCGCGGCGTTAAACAAGCCGGATTCCATGTCTTGAAAGGTGCTCACATGCCTTCTGTTTTGGTTGAACTTGGTTTCATATCCAATCTTCAGGAAGAAAAAAAACTAGTTGATCCGGCATATCAGCAGAAGCTCGCAGAAGCGATGTTGAACGGGATCAGGAGCTATATCTATAATTACGAGATGTTTCGTTAATTTTTATACTTAAAAAATGGAGCGGGCAACGGGACTTGAACCCGCGACATTCAGCTTGGGAAGCTGATGCTCTACCAACTGAGCCATACCCGCTCGCTGATTTAAATTCCGCAAAGTGAAGAAAGATGTCAATAATCTTTTTTTTGTTACCTTGAGTGGTAAGCATGTTGAATCTGGCCAGAAGAAAAATAAATAACCACGGAGACACAGAGTACACAGAGAAAACATATTAGGTTCCAGCGGTAGAATTAGCTTCGAAGAAACAGAAATGTAATTCAAATAGGAAGAATGAATACTTTTCTTTTTTTCCCCTCATATTTTACTACCGCAGGGGCATAAAGTATATTACTTTTTCTTTTATCTTTTTCTCTGTGTACTCTGTGTCTCCGTGGTTAACTACCTCCTTGCTTCGCTTCCTTGCCTTTACTTAACCATCATCCCCTTCCTGACATCAACATCCCCTTCACTTGTTCTGAACAGGAAAAAATAGATCCCCGAAGCACACTCTCTTCCACTCTGATCCAATCCGTTCCACCAATATATATGTCTCCCTTCGTCATACAGACCATCTTTCACAAGAACCCTGACTAATTGACCTTTCATATTATAGATCTCGAGTGTTATTAGCGTTGCTTTATTTATAGTGAATGAGATATCGGTGCCGAT
It encodes the following:
- a CDS encoding N-acetylmuramoyl-L-alanine amidase, translating into MKQLLILLIALLLLSSLPALERIRVEYRDDIDPDYINISYIDNIPYLNIQELNKTLNAFIYINVIDRRIYLDLYEERLIFMLDSSFLLHRADLYNYIYSMVFYQGRYYVPLVLVQNVLPLVLSDKLQFDKTTQTLYAESPVDTSFRVIVIDPGHGGKDPGAVNRAETVRESDIVLTVSKKLKKLIEDNLDVEVYLTREDNRGMSLFERTNFANRKNANLFISIHCNAAKNRSASGIEVYFLSPAKTEEALAVEILENRVVELYEGGEEAVRRYSTLDYILDDMLKAEQIKESSYLAFRLQGNLVKATGAKDRGVKQAGFHVLKGAHMPSVLVELGFISNLQEEKKLVDPAYQQKLAEAMLNGIRSYIYNYEMFR